From the Penaeus vannamei isolate JL-2024 chromosome 20, ASM4276789v1, whole genome shotgun sequence genome, the window TACGCTTGGCTTGTGTGCAGAaggtggcaggagggagggaaagaggaagggaaggaaaggggagggagggaaggaagggggagggagggaaggaaggggagggagggagggagggaaggaagggggcgaagggagggagagagggagggaaggaagggagggagggaaggaaggaaggggagggagggagggaagggagagaaaagagagggtgggggaaagggggagttggagagggtgggcgagggataggaaggggagaagggggaaagggagagggaggaagggagggagagaacaaaaaaaaatgggagaaggagatgcagaaacaaagacagacagacacagtgtcAATGAAATACCCCCAAAAGAGCTCAAACCTAATGTCTTCCACAAATGACGGTCACAGTACTGAAACACGGCCACAGAGGTgacgaatagaaaaataaaaaaaatggcaaatcTTTTTCCAAATGGCCAAGACGCCCAAAACTCCCAAGaatctctcccttgctctcttccttattctccctgtCCATCACCTTtaacatcctccttcccttctattctccccctatccccccctacctcctcctcctcctcctcccaatcccctttccctcccatccccctttctccctacttctccccatacccaccccctccccgccttatccaccccccctccccaccctacccctcccccccaccctcctccccaccctccccctcctccccaccctacccaccctcctcccaaccctccacccccttcccggTTTgcacccctgccccccacccccctgcccccctgcccaccctccccactcccctccccctacattcACGCTGGCGACGTAAATTGTGGTTGTTGATTGAGATAACAATGTGTcacggcggggaggggggggggggtacgactGTCATTATGGCGTCATGCAgcaggtaaggaggggaggggtagggagggagggagagggagagggagagggaagagagagagagagagaaggtaaagtgggagtggaagagagggggagaggtagatgaagaaggtggggggtgaaaaagagggagaaggagagagagggagagacggcaaGAGAAAGcaggaacaaaagagaagaacagagaagaggcagaaacccagaaaaaaaaaaacaaagaaaggagaagcgaacgaaagagggaatagaaaaagaaaacaaaaaggcgaaggaagaggaggaaggggagagaggaggccggaccccccccccttcccgcaggCCAATCATGCCACAATATTTTCTGAGAAAATTACGCACCGTCTTCGAGGTGGCTCACAGCCGCGTGTGCTCTCCTCGCCTTTGAACTTCCCGCTAAGAGTCCATACGACAACAACGGGAACAATtacaacagtaaaaacaacaacagtaacagaaacGACAAAAAactacagtaacaacaataacaacagtaaaacaacagcagtaacagcaacaacgacaacatacTACAgtaaccaacaacaataaaactacagtaaccaataacaacaacagaaataacactaccatcagtaacaacaataacaacaacagaaataacactaccatcagtaacaacaataacaacacaacaaaataacaccaccaccattattaccaacatctgcaacaacaccaccaccaccatctataACAACAcctgtaacaacaacaaagataacaaaaacaagaacctgtaacaacaaagataacaaaaacaagaaccaagaacctgtaacaacaacaaagagaacaaaaacaagaaccaagaacctgtaacaacaacaaagataacaaaaacaagaaccaagaacctgtaacaacaacaaagataacaaaaacaagaaccaagaacctgtaacaacaacaaagataacaaaaacaagaaccaagaacctgtaacaacaacaaagataacaaaaacaaaaacacaacctaACAAGGAACCGCATACCATCTAAGGAATCTCACTTACTATccaatatataaaaatcatacgAACCCAAATCGCCAGAAACCTCTCATCTGCATTCTTACAACGTACCTGGAATGACAACAGAGgacaaacattaataataataataataataataataataataataataataataataataataataataacaataataataataataataataataaaaataataataattggaaagacaaaagaggacaaacattaataataataataataataataataataataataataataataattggaaagACAAAAGGGgacaaacattaataataataataataataataataataataataataataacaataataataattggaatgaCAAAAGAGgacaaacattaataataataataataataataataataataataataataataataataataattggaatgaCAAAAGAGgacaaacattaataataataataataataataataataataataataataataataataataattggaaagacagacaaaagaggacaaacattaataataataataataataataataataataataataataataataataataattggaaagACAAAAGGGgacaaacattaataataataataataataataataataataataataataataataataacaataataataattggaatgaCAAAAGAGgacaaacattaataataataataacaataatattaataataaagccAATTTGTACTAATACTTATGTTAATTATCAAAAGTAACTAAAAATAACTTAGGTTGGTGGTATGTATAATATCACAAACACCACCgctatgtacaaaaaaaaaaaaaaaaataaaataataataataaataaaaagccaTTTTCACAAATACGTTAACATAGCCATTTTCACTCACACTTTAACATAGCCATTTCTCACCTACACTTCAACCAAAGCCATTTTCATTCACACTAACAAAACCATTTCTCAGAAAGACATTTCCTAGTTATACTTTAACAAAGCCAACTTCACCCATACTCTCAACCCAACAATTTTCCCTCaagatttttttaattattattattatttatatatttatttatttattgtaaacgccacaattttccccttttttaacgccacaattttcccttttttttatttatttatttattcttttttgtaaaCGCCacaattttctttttgttgttgttgttgtaaacgccacatttttttttttttttttttttttttgtaaacgccgcaatttttttttttttttgtaaacgccacattttttttttttttttgtaaacgccgcattttttttctttttttggtaaacgccattttttttttttttttttgtaaacgccACGCTCCAGTCCTGGCTCCGAGCACAGGATAAGGGactcgaccccccctcccccccaatccttcTTATCACAATCCTCATCCTATTACTCGGGGGAATAAAACAGATGTACACACGGGGTTCTCAGCGGCGACcgcatggggaggggaggggaggggaggggagggaaggggaggggagggaagggaaggaagggaagggaagggaagggaagggaaggaagggaagggaaggaggagggaggaagggaaggaagggaggaagggaagggagggggggagggaaagggaagggggaggggacggggacggggggaggggatggtcgtGAGCATGCGTGTGTTGGTTTGATATTGGGTTGTAggttgtatgtggttgtgtgtacgtgtgtgtgcgtgtgtgtgtacgtgtgtgtgtgcgtgtgtgtgtacgtgtgtgtgcgggtgtgtgtacatgtgtgtgtgcgtgtgtgtgtacgtgtgtgtgcgggtgtgtgtgtgcgcgtgtgtgtacgtgtatgtgtacgggtgtgtgtacgtgtgtgtgtgtgtgtgtttttacatatcCGCTCGTTGTATGCATTAATGAATGGATGGactgatgaatgaatgaacaagaATAATATGCaaatacctctctccctctccctcccctcactccccctccccctccctaccgtGACGCCGAAAAAAGATTTGATCGTCTTCAGGAGAGACACTTGATTGTGTGTATTTTGGCTGCATGTTTTGACTTATTCTTCTCCCCGTCTTTGTTCTCGACGTAACGAACaaattccctttcccccctctctttctccacccttcgTATATAGTGCGCACCccgttcctcttctttccctctcctctttctccgtgtTTGGTCCATTTCTCATCTTTATTTGGCATCTTTATCagcctcctcgctctccctcccctgcctggGAACCCGtggcaccagagagagagagagagactttttgactttgacaagtttattgagacaaaaggttacatctcaaaaggatacggtaacgtaggttatcctcacccttatcttgataagtccctgtgtgggctcacacTTCTCATACAAAAATTTAGCTGTATTaccaaataataacataaaatacaaagagagagagagagagagagagagagagagagagagagagagagagagagagagagagagagagagagagagagagagagagagagagagagagaaacacgcacacacacacacacacagacacacacacacacacacacacacacacacacacacacacacacacacacacacacacacacacaggcagaggcGTGGGAGGGTGTCAAGCGGCCCTGGCAGAGGGTTGTTGACACAGCCCCCTCCCTGGCACCGCCGCTGGCCATGACAGACAGTTTACAGCGAACCagggacaaaaagaaagaaaaaagaaagaaaaaattgacaCCAGTGTCActgatcccctcctcccctcccactgaccccttccatccccatcacctcctccctcccctctacccctgtgaccccctcccccccccccccgtggtccctgcccctctccctcggcCCGAGGGGGGGCACCCTGCGAGGCTGCCAGGACACGCCCCCCGCTGAGGGTTCGAATTCTGCGCCGGAGATCAACTGggacttctcctttcctctcccgccctcacgccctcacgccctcacgccctcctccccctccctccgcccacgcGCGCGCGCCCAGCACCCCGAAAGGCAAGCATCGTGGCGCgcaaacactcacgcactcaaGCATTCACACGCCCACGTCCAGCGCCGCCTCCCGCGCCCATCTGCGGCGCCTGGCAACACGGCCGACACCTGGccggcccgcccgcccgcccgcccgtcccggAAGATTCGCACGCGGGCGCCGGGtcctgcaggggggagggggaaggggagggaaggggccccGCGTGGCAACCCTATCGGCCGCAGGGGGCAGCGGGGCCGGTGCTGAGGCACGCGTGGTATTtcctacacgcgcgcgcgcacggccACGCACCCAGTGTCAGatgcacacgcacgaacgcaaaaAAACAATCTCAAAAACTCGCACTCGACTCGTCCCATTCATATCGCTGTCCTCATTCATACAGGCGGAGGCACTGGgggcgctcgctcgctcttcctcccctcttccttcctctcttcctctctcttcttcttctctttctttctctctcttctttctcttctcttcttctcttcctctcttctcttcttcctctcttcttctcttcttctctctttccttctctctctctcttccttcctcctcccctccctccctaactcccaattcccctccctctccctcctcttcttcccctcccaccctctctcctctccctctctctcacacacacactaaaccctCCTCCAGACCCTGGCCATATCAGCGGTCCCATCAACATTGCACCGCCCTTTGCAACGCGGCAAGCAAGGCAGGTGACATCACGGCCTCTCTGGTCGTCGCCGCCTCTTGACGACCGccccgcacgcgcacgcacgcacgcacacatacccgcacacatacTTAAATTTCCTGCTGATTACGATGGAACAACGCTcgtaaaaagacagagagagagagagagagagagagagagagagagagagagagagagagagagagagagagagagagagagagagagggaggggagagggaatatataagaaaatttatgagaggaaggagagggagaggagagaagagagagagagagagagagagagagagagagagagagagagaagagagagagagagaaagagagagacgagagagagaggagagagaggagaggagagagggagagagagaagagaggagagagagagagagagagagagagagagagagagagagagagagagagagagagagagaggagggagggagggagggaggagggagggagagagagagaggggagagagagagagagagagagagagagagagagagagagagagagagagagagagagagagagagagaaagcgcgcgagcgagagagaaagagagagtcagacagagagagagagaaataaaaacaaagaaacgagaaacagagagcagAACACACCAACGCAAATCTAAAACCCCATCAACGCCACGGAACAACATCCACCCAATCTACAACAAGCTATAACAACCGCGCAAACTATTAGACGATCACTTCTTGCTCGCCCATCTCCGTTACGCCCACAGGGACTGGCTGCCCGAACGAGGCTATTCAGCGTGGACTGAGGCTACTGTAAGCTGTCCGGACTACGCTCAGCTGGGGGTCGCTGGTCCAGCATGTGTCGTCCGTTATATACTCTGGTCCTCGTGATggtatttctgtttgtgtctgtctgtttctctcttcttttctttcctccttgctttctttattttcatttctttcttccttgccttcttgttctctttctttttttcttttttctttattaccgtttttttcttttttctttcgttctttctttatttttttttctttccttatttcttactttattttcctttcttccttgccttcttgttctctttctttcttttttctatcctaccttttttttctttttcctttcgttctttccttattttcttcccattttctttctttcgtaccctctcttttcttcttcttcccttttcttcctctcttactttatcccctatctttccccttttctttccttctctcttttggtAGTATCCCCACGccgttcttccattcttccttccttccctcctctcattctctgggCAGCGCCACCTTCGCCCattttgataacgatgatgataacaaccaaGTGATAAATCAAATCCATTTTTCTCCATGAAGCATCAACGCAAATGATGAAATATCGACGCCACAGATTACAAAGAAGACCACATGATATATCTTATACCAAAGAGAGAGTCCAAGATATATCTAAGCCACGAATTCAGCATCATATGATATATCTTATACCAAAGAGAGAGTCCACGATATATCACAGCCACGCATTCAACATCATATGATATATCTTATACCAAAGAGAGAGTCCACGATATATCACAGCCACGAATTCAACATCAtatgatatatcttatatcaaAGAGGGAGTCCATGATATATCTAAGCCACGAATTCAACATCATATGATATATCTTATACCAAAGAGAGAGTCCAAGATATATCAAAGCCACGAATTCAACATCAtatgatatatcttatatcaaAGAGGGAGTCCATGATATATCTAAGCCACGAATTCAACATCAtatgatatatcttatatcaaAGAGAGAGTCCAAGGTATATCTAAGCCACGAATTCAACATCATATGATATATCTTATACCAAAGAGAGAGTCCAAGATATATCTAAGCCACGCATTCAACATCAtatgatatatcttatatcaaAGAGGGAGTCCATGATATATCTAAGCCACGAATTCAACATCATATGATATATCTTATACCAAAGAGAGAGTCCAAGATATATCCAAGCCACGAATTCAACATCAtatgatatatcttatatcaaAGAGAGAGTCCAAGGTATATCTAAGCCACGAATTCAACATCATATGATATATCTTATACCAAAGAGAGAGTCCATGATATATCAAAGCCACGAATTCAACATCAtatgatatatcttatatcaaAGAGAGAGTCCAAGGTATATCTAAGCCACGAATTCAACATCATATGATATATCTTATACCAAAGAGAGAGTCCAAGATATATCAAAGCCACGAATTCAACATCAtatgatatatcttatatcaaAGAGAGAGTCCAAGATATATCAAAGCCACGAATTCAACATCATATGATATATCTTATACCAAAGAGAGAGTCCACGATATATCACAGCCACGAATTCAACATCATATGATATATCTTATACCAAAGAGAGAGTCCACGATATATCTAAGCCACGCATTCAACATCATATGATATATCTTATACCAAAGAGAGAGTCCACGATATATCACAGCCACGAATTCAACATCATATGATATATCTTATACCAAAGAGAGAGTCCACGATATATCTAAGCCACGAATTCAGCATCATATGATATATCTTATACCAAAGAGAGAGTCCACGATATATCTAAGCCACGCATTCAACATCATATGATATATCTTATACCAAAGAGAGAGTCCACGATATATCACAGCCACGAATTCAACATCAtatgatatatcttatatcaaAGAGAGAGTCCAAGATATATCAAAGCCACGAATTCAACATCATATGATATATCTTATACCAAAGAGAGAGTCCAAGATATATCTAAGCCACGAATTCAACATCATATGATATATCTTATACCAAAGAGAGAGTCCACGATATATCAAAGCCACGAATTCAACATCAtatgatatatcttatatcaaAGAGAGAGTCCAAGATATATCACAGCCACGAATTCAACATCATATGATATATCTTATACCAAAGAGAGAGTCCACGATATATCACAGCCACGAATTCAACATCATATGATATATCTTATACCAAAGAGAGAGTCCATGATATATCTAAGCCACGAATTCAACATCATATGATATATCTTATACCAAAGAGAGAGTCCATGATATATCACAGCCACGAATTCAACATCATATGATATATCTTATACCAAAGAGAGAGTCCAAGATATATCTAAGCCACGAATTCAACATCATATGATATATCTTATACCAAAGAGAGAGTCCACGATATATCTAAGCCACGCATTCAACATCATATGATATATCTTATACCAAAGAGAGAGTCCAAGATATATCTAAGCCACGAATTCAACATCGTGGGATCCTTATCATAACCGACTCGTGATTAATTAAGGACCTTCGAAGAGTCTCACATAGGATTGGAGTCCGAGATCAGAGTCAATATTGTGAACCGAAGATGGTGGGGACGTCGAAGCCTTTTGTTGTAGAGGCTGGCTTAGCTATCCCTatcgctatttctctttctctctcatacacatacacagatacacacacaaacacacgcacgcacaaagagagagagagagagagagagagagagagagaaagataagagagagagagagagagagacagccagagatagagagagagacagacagagatagatagatagacagacagacagatagatagagagagatcctCCACACGCATCCTCACCCCAGCGCCGGTTCGAACCGACTGCGACGGCTGACCAGATGTTCCCCgacatcatcctcctcctcctcctcctcctccttctccttctccttctccttctccttctccttctccttctccttctccttctccttctccttctcctcctcctcctcctcctcctcctcctcctcctcctcctcttcgcctctccattcctcataataattaccatagtAATAACATACGAATGACGTGAGTTTAAAAAATGGGCTGCTTATCAAATCCCCGTTTTCTTCCGACGCACTCCAGGGGTAACTTTTATTATCGATAAATTGGTATCTGTAATAAATGGCTGAGCTTATCGACTGGTCTCGTCCCGTCAAAGATTTTAAAGAGCTAGTCACGTGGGAGATACAGCACGGTACGGCATGAACGCGGCCATGGAGAGGTACAGCACGGTACAGCAGAATCTCAGCCATGAGGAAATACAACACGATACAGCGCGAAATCAGAAGATACAGCCGGTACAGCGCGAACCCGCACAAGACCCCCGCAAAGAGCTGACAGGTACAGTCAGCCCAAGCCCTTTCGCTGACAGAAGAGCTACGGCTGTGCGAGCTCTGTCTGTtgcagaagggaggggaggggagggggtggaatggccTGTGTTTGGGCTCAGTAAGTACAgtctttgtgcgtgtgagtgtatttgtgtgtgtgtgcgagtgtgttcgGACAACCAGGCGGGCTACCATcgtcaggggaggggggaggggagggcataaggaagaggggaggggggtatgaggaagaggaggaggatgggagggcataaggaagaggggagggggtatgaggaagaggaggagggcataaggaagagggagggggtatgaggaggaggggagggtatgaggaagagggagggggtatgaggaagagggagggaggaggaagaggaggaggaggggggcataaggaagagggagggggtatgaggaagaggaggagggggaggggaggggtatgaggaagaggaggaggataaggggggagggcatgaggaggaggaggataaggataaggcggaggagggatggataagggggggggcatgaggagaaggaggaaggggggtaaccATGAGGGGGAACGGGGACTGACTGACAGCGGACCCCGAGCTAAAGTTTGCACATATGTTAGGCTGCggcgagagagaaacaacatGACTAATGCCTCTGGGACTAATTCCTTGTCCTCGTCTCCTCCATGTTGGGGGAtgttctcctcttgctctctcctacATAGCTAGAAAACGCCATGCCACACGGTTTTTTATCCAGCTAAGCAACTCCTCCTGCTTTCAGATgtcagtctccctctctttctcttcctctgtctctctctttctgtgtctctctctttctcttcctctgtctctcagtctctctctttctctttctctgtctctgtctaagtCTCTctttataaatcaatataatctatataataatatttaaccgaaaaaaaaaacgaaatccacATACAGCTTACAACCGGAtcacacgaaaaagaaagaaaagaaagaaaaaaataaagaaaaatcacgttaaaaggaaagaaaaaagaaaaaacagaatccTTACACAGCCTACCACAGGATCacgcgacaaacaaacaaacatacaaacaaagaagaaaaacaacaggaTCAcgcgacaaacaaacatacaaacaaagaagaaaaacaacaggaTCAcgcgacaaacaaacatacaaacaaacaaagaaaaaaaaacaatccttaCACAGCCAGCCACCAGATGATTCACACCGACATAAAACGAGGCAGAATCCACTGGTAAGAGAGACGCAGGTACAGGGATGTTaccaaggaggaaaaggaggagaggaagaggaagaaggaaagattagGAGCACGAAAAAGAatttaggaagagaaagaggaagaagaaaagatggaaaagtaTACAAAAAGTTCCCCGAATCCGCTTGGAAGGCCTTAAGAGCTGGGAGACGCGAGGAGCTGGCCAGTGTCACCCCGCCAGTGCTTTCAACGGCGCTGTGTGCACCCGCAGATGGCTTGcatctcctcacccctcttaGGAGTGCCACCGCTCGGGCTTGGGCGTCCGTGGGGCTTGGGCGTCCGTGGGGTGTGGGCTTCCGCGGGGCTTGGGCGTCCGTGGGGCTTGGGCGTCCGTGGGGCTTGGGCGTCCGTGGGGCTTGGGCGTCCGTGGGGTGTGGGCGTTCGTGGGGTGTGGGCGTCCGTGGGGCTTGGGCGTCCGTGGGGTGTGGGCGTCCGTGGGGTTTGGGCGTCCGTGGGGCTTGGGCGTCCGTGGGGTGTGGGCGTTCGTGGGGCTTGGGCGTCCGTGGGGCTTGGGCGTTCGTGGGGTGTGGGCGTTCGTGGGGTTTGGGCGTCAGTGGGGCTTGGGCGTTCGTGGGGTTTTGTTTGGCGGGCGTCCGTGGGACTTGGGCGTCCGTGGGGCTTGGGCGTCCGTGGGGTTTGGGCGTCCGTGGGGCTTGGGCGTCCGTGGGGCTTGGGCGTTCGTGGGGTGTGGGCGTCCGTGAGGCTTGGGCGTTCGTGGGGTGTGGGCGTCCGTTAGGCTTGGGCGTCCGTGGGGCTTGGGCGTTCGTGGGGCTTGGGCGTTCGTGGGGATTAGGCGTTCGTGGTGCGTGGGCGTCCGTGGGGCTTGGGCGTCCGTGGGGCTTGGGCGTCCGTGGGGCTTGGGCGTCCGTGGGGCTTGGGCGTTCGTGGGGTGTGGGCGTCCGTGGGGCTTGGGCGTCCGTGGGGCTTGGGCGTCCGTGGGGCTTGGGCGTCCGTGGGGTTTGGGCGTCCGTGGGGCTTGGGCGTCCGTGGGGTGTGGGCGTCCGTGGGGTGTGGGCGTCCGTGGGGCTTGGGCGTTCGTGGGGCTTGGGCGTCCGTGGGGCTTGGGCGTCCGTGGGGCTTGGGCGTCCGTGGGGTGTGGGCGTTCGTGGGGTGTGGGCGTTCGTGGGGTGTGGGCGTTCGTGGGGCTTGGGCGTTCGTGGGGCTTGGGCGTTCGTGGGGTGTGGGCGTTCGTGGGGCTTGGGCGTTCGTGGGGCTTGGGCGTTCGTGGGGTGTGGGCGTTCGTGGGGCTTGGGCGTTCGTGGGGCTTGGGCGTTTGTGGGGTGTGGGCGTTCGTGGGGCTTGGGCGTTCGTGGGGTGTGGGCGTTCGTGGGGATAggataggaaggaaaagaaggaagaagagaaataatagcaaaacggaaagaaaagaggaagacgaagaaacccAAAGATAACGGACAGCGAAGGacgggaaaaagaagaaacacgaggataacggaagggggaggagaagacagagagggatagcgGGAACAGccgtagaaagggagaaaaaggggtttCTAGGAAGCCTCGACAGGAAAGCCCGGCAAAAAGTGGCCGAGGCGgagaggggataaaaagggagagggaggagggagaggggataaaaagggagaggtagaggggataaaaaggaagagggagagggggccggagagggaagagggagggagggagagagagaaaggagggagggaagagggaggagggagaaggagggagagggaggaaggaaggagggagagagagagaatgagagagattggaCCAAAACCGAAATAAACAGAACTACAgtaggtggatgagggagagaaggtgggatggaggcagggaggaaaggagagggagagaagggagggagagacagagggtaaAATGTTTAGACTAagtgaaaggaagataaagaaatgagggagggaacgaggaagagagagaaaagaaagaagggagcaaGGGACTGACAGCGATGGAGagacgaaaaaggaggagggaaggagagaggaaaggaaggacaaagggagaagtaaaaaaaaaaaaaaaaaaaaaaagagggagggagaaacaagagggagaaagacaggaaacacCCACCACCAAttacaccacctctccctcctcctcctcccctcttcccctcctcctcctcctcctctccctcaccctcc encodes:
- the LOC113824819 gene encoding uncharacterized protein; the encoded protein is MNNYGELDAALARVNSRIPRHGFLPTAAPAFPRAKTMPVLTLALAPRTPKPHERPHPTNAQAPRTPKPHERPHPTNAQAPRTPKPHERPHPTNAHTPRTPTPHGRPSPTDAQAPRTPKPHERPSPTDAHTPRTPTPHGRPSPTDAQTPRTPKPHGRPSPTDAQAPRTPTPHERPSPTDAQAPRTPKPHGRPSPTDAHAPRTPNPHERPSPTNAQAPRTPKPNGRPHPTNAQASRTPTPHERPSPTDAQAPRTPKPHGRPSPTDAQVPRTPAKQNPTNAQAPLTPKPHERPHPTNAQAPRTPKPHERPHPTDAQAPRTPKPHGRPHPTDAQAPRTPTPHERPHPTDAQAPRTPKPHGRPSPTDAQAPRKPTPHGRPSPTDAQARAVALLRGVRRCKPSAGAHSAVESTGGVTLASSSRLPALKAFQADSGNFLQSSHSRSSSVSERAWADCTCQLFAGVLCGFALYRLYLLISRCIVLYFLMAEILLYRAVPLHGRVHAASTSPPSSVHNIDSDLGLQSYVRLFEGP